From a single Patescibacteria group bacterium genomic region:
- a CDS encoding DJ-1/PfpI family protein has product MTKNLNKKIAMVIAFSDFKDEEYFIPREIFERAGVEVATVSNKSGMARGVSGAEVAVDVKLDNLEVADYDGVVFVGGSGCLENLDNESSYSIAREAVERGKVLAAICISPIILAKAGVLEGKKATVWFDPLYKEPIKILKENGAVYQEKSVTADGKIVTANGPQSAEDFAEAVLEVLTRD; this is encoded by the coding sequence ATGACTAAAAATTTAAACAAAAAGATAGCGATGGTGATTGCTTTTTCAGATTTTAAGGATGAGGAATATTTTATTCCGCGGGAGATTTTTGAACGGGCGGGGGTTGAGGTCGCGACGGTTAGCAACAAAAGTGGAATGGCGCGCGGGGTGAGCGGGGCGGAGGTGGCGGTTGATGTTAAGTTAGATAATTTGGAAGTGGCGGATTATGACGGGGTGGTTTTCGTGGGTGGTTCGGGATGTTTGGAAAATCTTGATAATGAGTCGTCATATAGTATCGCGCGGGAGGCGGTTGAGCGGGGCAAGGTTTTGGCGGCGATTTGTATTTCTCCTATTATTTTAGCCAAAGCGGGTGTTTTGGAAGGAAAAAAAGCGACGGTTTGGTTTGACCCTTTGTACAAGGAACCGATTAAAATTCTTAAGGAAAATGGAGCTGTCTATCAAGAAAAAAGTGTTACCGCGGACGGAAAAATAGTCACCGCCAACGGACCGCAATCAGCAGAGGATTTTGCGGAAGCGGTGTTGGAGGTCTTGACAAGGGATTAA
- the rplJ gene encoding 50S ribosomal protein L10, with translation MITKEKKKEIVDGLTDKLSRQTAVVFFDYTGLKVNQVQKLREKLRGEEIDCQASKKTLIDLALGKAGLSGVKIKDLPGQVAMVLGYKDEVAPAKILYDFSKGNENLKILSGFVQGEYLGNDAILSLAKLPSKQELLGKLVGSIASPLSGMVNVLQGNLRGLICVLKHKGLKA, from the coding sequence ATGATTACAAAAGAAAAGAAAAAGGAAATTGTGGATGGTTTGACGGATAAACTTTCGCGGCAGACAGCGGTTGTTTTTTTTGATTATACTGGACTGAAAGTTAATCAGGTTCAGAAATTGCGCGAGAAGTTGAGGGGGGAAGAAATAGATTGTCAGGCGAGCAAAAAAACATTGATTGATTTGGCTTTGGGCAAGGCAGGATTAAGCGGAGTTAAGATTAAGGATTTACCCGGGCAGGTCGCGATGGTTCTTGGGTATAAAGATGAGGTTGCGCCGGCTAAGATTTTGTATGATTTTTCAAAAGGTAATGAAAATTTGAAGATTTTGTCTGGTTTTGTTCAGGGAGAGTATTTGGGAAATGATGCGATTTTAAGTTTGGCTAAACTTCCGTCTAAGCAAGAATTGTTAGGAAAATTGGTTGGCAGTATCGCGTCGCCTTTGTCGGGCATGGTTAATGTTTTGCAGGGCAATTTGAGAGGATTAATTTGTGTATTAAAACATAAGGGATTAAAAGCGTAG
- the rplL gene encoding 50S ribosomal protein L7/L12, with protein sequence MTEEKKVEEKVEEKVEVPAKFKDLVKQIEELSVLDLAELVKVLEEKFGVSSTPMMAMQAAGGAAAGGEAAAEEKSSYNVELKAAGEQKISVIKAVKEITGLGLKEAKDLVDGAPKMIKEGVKKEEAEEMKKKLEEAGAVVELK encoded by the coding sequence ATGACTGAAGAAAAAAAAGTAGAAGAAAAAGTTGAAGAGAAAGTTGAAGTTCCAGCGAAGTTTAAGGACTTAGTCAAACAGATTGAGGAATTAAGCGTTTTGGATTTGGCAGAATTGGTTAAGGTTTTAGAAGAAAAGTTCGGCGTTAGTTCTACTCCGATGATGGCGATGCAGGCGGCGGGCGGAGCGGCAGCGGGCGGAGAAGCCGCGGCGGAAGAAAAGAGTTCTTACAATGTGGAATTGAAAGCCGCGGGCGAACAGAAAATTTCTGTGATTAAGGCGGTTAAAGAAATTACGGGATTAGGTCTTAAAGAGGCCAAGGATTTAGTTGATGGCGCGCCGAAAATGATCAAAGAAGGCGTCAAAAAAGAAGAAGCCGAAGAGATGAAGAAGAAGTTAGAAGAAGCAGGCGCGGTGGTGGAGTTAAAATAA
- a CDS encoding prepilin-type N-terminal cleavage/methylation domain-containing protein, which translates to MKKAYHNSKGFSLVELMIFVAIIGISSAIIIPIFFNDTNDKIVSKIIVQESLTNNEQDRYKKNKEEIDNIVKDQMIGIARKIIAKADLSDQEKKAYNLRQKHLDQIVIEESKRFSKEGKMAYRRINGGLGIFDTSGVCKKFGFRSGDRILTKWGEATVIGILEGDDKLWFHIDGKKGASFWSEIREKDFKLIKSAERNAKQENKSSLESRATDTVNTTKDNNIESVGSLEKDVYLLGEMIPLIQPITN; encoded by the coding sequence ATGAAAAAGGCGTATCATAATTCAAAGGGGTTCTCTCTCGTGGAATTAATGATATTTGTGGCGATAATAGGTATATCATCAGCAATAATTATCCCTATTTTTTTCAACGATACGAACGATAAAATTGTTAGCAAAATTATCGTCCAAGAATCATTAACTAACAATGAGCAGGACCGGTATAAAAAAAATAAAGAAGAAATTGATAATATAGTAAAAGATCAAATGATCGGAATTGCGCGTAAGATTATCGCAAAAGCAGATCTTTCTGATCAGGAAAAGAAAGCATATAATCTTCGTCAAAAACATCTTGACCAGATTGTTATTGAAGAATCTAAACGGTTTAGCAAAGAAGGCAAAATGGCATATCGTCGAATCAATGGCGGTCTCGGTATCTTTGATACTTCTGGAGTATGCAAAAAGTTTGGTTTTCGTTCGGGCGATCGCATTCTGACAAAATGGGGCGAAGCAACCGTTATTGGAATTTTGGAAGGAGACGACAAACTCTGGTTCCATATAGACGGTAAAAAAGGCGCTTCTTTTTGGTCGGAGATTAGGGAAAAAGATTTTAAGTTGATAAAATCTGCTGAACGGAACGCTAAACAGGAAAATAAATCATCTTTAGAATCGCGGGCAACAGACACGGTCAATACAACAAAAGATAACAACATTGAATCTGTCGGATCTTTAGAAAAAGATGTTTATCTTCTCGGAGAGATGATTCCTCTGATTCAACCAATAACAAACTAA
- the mraZ gene encoding division/cell wall cluster transcriptional repressor MraZ → MFIGEYCHTVDAKKRLAVPVKFRKDLGKKAVLTRGLDNCLYLYPMKEWEKLAKKLSELPISRSDSRAFARLMLAGAMDVSLDGLGRALVPDYLKKYAGLGKRVVLAGLYNRIEIWDEEKWEAYKKQTAEKAEDIAEKMNELGI, encoded by the coding sequence ATGTTTATTGGAGAATACTGTCATACGGTTGACGCTAAAAAACGACTGGCGGTGCCGGTCAAATTTCGGAAGGATTTAGGCAAAAAGGCCGTCTTAACAAGAGGGTTGGATAACTGTCTCTATTTGTATCCGATGAAAGAGTGGGAGAAACTCGCTAAGAAATTGTCGGAGTTGCCGATTAGTCGTTCGGACAGTCGGGCTTTCGCGCGTTTGATGTTGGCGGGGGCGATGGATGTTTCTTTGGATGGGCTTGGCAGAGCGCTTGTCCCTGATTATTTAAAAAAATATGCTGGTTTGGGGAAAAGAGTGGTTCTTGCCGGTCTTTATAACAGGATTGAAATTTGGGACGAGGAGAAGTGGGAGGCGTATAAGAAGCAGACGGCCGAGAAGGCGGAGGATATCGCGGAGAAAATGAATGAGTTGGGGATATAA
- the rsmH gene encoding 16S rRNA (cytosine(1402)-N(4))-methyltransferase RsmH has product MNHIPVLLKEVLEYLDPKSGEDFIDGTYGFGGHSAELLERNKPDGRVLGIELDEDVVEILKKEPLDERLVLVQGSFADLEKIAEENNFNKVSGILLDVGMSSWQIEESGRGFSFRGDEPLDMRSDGERELTAEEIINRWTEKELTKIFDKYGGERFAQRIARAICQERKSERIKTTRQLTEIIRKAIPASQRHQKIHLATRVFQALRIVVNGELENLERVLPQVLRLLEKGGRLAVISFQSLEDKIVKNFFREEAKKDGLKILTEKPIVPGAEEVRDNPRSRSAKMRAATKL; this is encoded by the coding sequence ATGAATCATATTCCTGTTCTTTTGAAAGAGGTTTTGGAATATTTAGACCCGAAGTCGGGAGAGGATTTTATTGACGGGACTTATGGATTTGGAGGGCATAGCGCGGAGTTGTTGGAGAGGAATAAGCCAGATGGAAGAGTTTTGGGGATTGAGTTGGATGAGGATGTTGTGGAAATTTTAAAAAAGGAGCCGTTGGATGAAAGATTAGTTTTGGTTCAGGGGAGTTTTGCCGATTTGGAAAAAATCGCGGAGGAAAATAATTTTAATAAAGTAAGCGGGATTTTGCTTGATGTGGGAATGTCTTCGTGGCAGATAGAGGAAAGCGGGCGCGGATTTTCTTTTCGAGGAGATGAGCCATTAGATATGCGTTCTGACGGGGAAAGAGAATTGACGGCGGAGGAAATTATTAACCGATGGACAGAGAAAGAACTGACGAAGATTTTTGATAAATATGGCGGGGAAAGATTCGCCCAGAGAATCGCTCGGGCGATTTGTCAGGAGAGGAAAAGCGAGCGGATTAAGACGACTCGCCAGTTGACAGAAATTATTAGAAAAGCGATTCCGGCGAGCCAGAGACATCAAAAAATTCATTTAGCGACAAGGGTTTTTCAGGCATTAAGAATAGTTGTCAACGGCGAACTTGAAAATTTAGAAAGGGTTTTGCCGCAAGTGTTACGACTCTTAGAAAAAGGTGGACGGCTGGCGGTAATTTCGTTTCAGTCATTGGAAGATAAAATCGTTAAAAATTTTTTTCGCGAAGAGGCAAAAAAGGACGGGCTGAAAATTTTGACCGAAAAGCCGATTGTTCCGGGGGCGGAGGAAGTTCGAGATAATCCTCGGAGCAGGAGCGCGAAGATGAGGGCGGCGACAAAACTATGA
- a CDS encoding penicillin-binding protein 2, translating to MKHWRIYLLAVVVLLTGSGIFARLFSLQILQYDSFSASAQNKQDFYRELFPERGEIFTQDLSALQRTGQAVYHPLAVNREFQKAYLIPKDIPEERKDELADKLSAILDLDKETVWQRINKKDDPYEPLKSKISQEAAQKIEELKIEGVGLAPETWRYYPNISSSCHLTGFVGDSDEGKTGQYGLEGYYEDKLSGEAGSIKGKKDVAGYWIPFLNDEMEPAEDGADLILTVDQNIQFKAEKELRQLVEQWNAESGSIIIMEPKSGAIRAMANWPVFDPNEYSVVEDIDVFLNSSTQKAYELGSVFKPVTMAIGIDSGSVTPQTTYVDEGQIRIKGSVINNVDGKSYGEQTMTQVLEKSLNTGAVFVQRATDIETFQDYIQRFNFDLPTGVDLAGETAGDISNLFSEREINLATISFGQGITVSSLGMVAAIGALANEGKLMRPFVVEKIVYPDGKEVVTEPQVSGKVVSSETAKEVTKMLVSVVENGFGKPARISGYDIAGKTGTAQMADSENGGYSEETIHSFVGFAPAFEPRFVILIKMDKPQGIRFASDSVSPVFRRLTEYLLQYLEIPPR from the coding sequence ATGAAGCACTGGCGGATTTATTTATTGGCGGTTGTTGTTTTGTTGACTGGAAGCGGGATTTTTGCCCGTTTATTTTCTCTCCAAATTTTACAGTATGACTCGTTTAGCGCTTCGGCGCAGAATAAGCAGGATTTTTATCGGGAGTTATTTCCAGAACGAGGCGAGATTTTTACGCAGGACTTATCCGCTCTTCAAAGAACGGGGCAAGCGGTTTATCACCCATTAGCCGTTAATAGAGAATTTCAAAAGGCCTATCTTATTCCAAAGGATATTCCCGAAGAGCGCAAAGATGAATTAGCTGACAAGCTTTCCGCAATTCTTGATTTAGACAAGGAGACAGTTTGGCAAAGAATTAATAAAAAAGACGACCCTTATGAGCCGCTTAAGAGCAAAATTAGCCAAGAGGCGGCTCAAAAAATTGAGGAACTTAAAATTGAAGGGGTTGGATTGGCTCCGGAGACCTGGCGTTATTACCCTAATATCTCTTCGTCTTGCCATTTGACTGGATTTGTGGGCGACTCTGATGAGGGAAAAACAGGGCAGTACGGCTTGGAAGGGTATTATGAGGATAAATTAAGCGGCGAGGCGGGCTCTATTAAGGGCAAGAAAGATGTGGCCGGCTATTGGATTCCTTTTTTAAACGACGAGATGGAACCGGCTGAAGACGGAGCGGATTTGATTTTGACTGTTGACCAAAATATTCAATTTAAGGCGGAAAAAGAACTTCGACAATTAGTGGAACAATGGAACGCGGAGAGCGGTAGTATTATTATCATGGAGCCGAAAAGCGGGGCGATTCGAGCAATGGCGAACTGGCCTGTTTTTGACCCGAATGAATATAGCGTTGTGGAAGATATTGATGTTTTTCTTAATTCGTCAACCCAAAAAGCATATGAGTTGGGTTCGGTTTTTAAGCCAGTTACTATGGCGATTGGGATAGACAGCGGTTCGGTCACCCCTCAAACAACTTATGTTGACGAAGGGCAAATTAGAATTAAGGGGAGCGTGATTAATAATGTTGACGGGAAGAGTTACGGGGAGCAGACGATGACGCAGGTTTTGGAAAAGTCGCTTAACACGGGCGCGGTTTTCGTCCAGCGGGCGACTGACATAGAGACATTTCAGGACTATATCCAAAGATTTAATTTTGATTTGCCGACGGGCGTGGATTTGGCGGGAGAAACGGCAGGAGATATTAGCAACTTATTCAGCGAGAGAGAAATTAATTTGGCGACGATTTCTTTTGGGCAGGGGATTACAGTCAGCTCTTTGGGTATGGTGGCCGCTATCGGGGCGCTTGCCAATGAGGGAAAATTAATGAGGCCTTTTGTGGTTGAAAAGATAGTTTATCCAGATGGGAAGGAGGTTGTGACGGAGCCGCAAGTTAGCGGGAAGGTGGTATCTTCGGAGACGGCCAAAGAGGTGACGAAGATGCTTGTGAGCGTGGTGGAGAATGGTTTTGGAAAGCCAGCGAGGATTTCGGGCTATGATATCGCCGGCAAAACGGGAACGGCGCAAATGGCTGATTCTGAAAATGGCGGGTATTCAGAGGAGACGATTCATAGTTTTGTCGGGTTCGCGCCCGCTTTTGAGCCAAGGTTTGTGATTTTAATCAAGATGGATAAGCCGCAAGGCATTCGTTTCGCTTCGGATTCGGTTAGTCCTGTTTTTAGGCGGTTGACGGAATATTTATTGCAGTATTTAGAAATACCGCCACGGTAA
- a CDS encoding UDP-N-acetylmuramoyl-tripeptide--D-alanyl-D-alanine ligase, which translates to MSILQYILKILSQIILWRYRPRVVGITGSVGKTGAKEAIYRVLRRHFKARRNIKNYNNELGVPLTILGSETGGNSVWRWLKIFLKASKTIIWEKNYPEILILEMGIDKPGDMKYLMSFVPVDVGVMTAIGEFPVHIEFFPEKGRLVEEKALLLKSLPAGGLAVLNYDDLSVRMVGDDLPEKVRVIQYGFGEGADLRIDNYQMRIGDLEKNDFGINFKIDYKGSAVPMRLPGVLGKQQASTAAAATSVGVFFGLNLVDISRAVKRYRALPGRTNLLKGIKNSYVLDDSYNASPLAVLAALDILEEVGDSRRKIVVLGDMLELGNNMEIAHRQIGARAAKVADLLFTVGDRARFIADEARQKGMPRENIFDFSDVQKAALAVQEKIAEGDIILVKGSQSMRMEGVVKEIMAEPEKADKLLVRQGRGWTNQVI; encoded by the coding sequence ATGTCTATTCTCCAATACATCCTCAAAATTTTATCGCAGATAATTCTTTGGCGTTATCGTCCGCGGGTGGTTGGCATTACGGGGAGCGTTGGGAAGACGGGCGCGAAGGAGGCGATTTACCGCGTTTTGAGGCGGCATTTTAAGGCGCGGCGGAATATTAAAAATTATAATAATGAACTAGGAGTTCCTTTGACTATTTTGGGTTCGGAAACGGGCGGCAATTCGGTTTGGCGCTGGCTGAAAATATTTTTGAAAGCGTCGAAAACTATTATTTGGGAAAAGAATTATCCGGAGATATTGATTTTGGAAATGGGGATTGATAAGCCGGGAGATATGAAATATTTGATGAGTTTTGTCCCGGTTGATGTCGGCGTGATGACGGCGATTGGCGAATTTCCGGTTCATATAGAATTTTTTCCAGAAAAAGGGAGGTTAGTTGAGGAGAAGGCGCTTTTACTCAAATCGTTGCCCGCGGGCGGTTTGGCTGTTTTGAATTATGACGATTTGTCGGTTCGGATGGTTGGTGACGATTTGCCAGAAAAAGTTCGCGTTATTCAGTATGGATTTGGGGAAGGGGCTGATTTGCGAATAGATAATTATCAGATGAGAATCGGCGATTTAGAGAAAAACGACTTTGGAATTAATTTTAAGATTGATTATAAGGGAAGCGCTGTTCCGATGAGATTGCCTGGGGTTTTGGGCAAACAGCAAGCTTCTACGGCCGCGGCCGCGACGAGCGTGGGCGTTTTTTTTGGGTTGAATTTAGTTGATATTTCAAGGGCGGTTAAAAGGTATCGCGCCTTACCTGGTCGGACTAATTTATTAAAGGGAATTAAAAATAGTTATGTTCTTGACGATAGTTACAACGCTTCGCCGCTCGCTGTTTTGGCGGCTTTAGATATTTTGGAAGAGGTTGGGGATTCGCGCAGGAAAATAGTTGTTTTGGGCGATATGTTGGAACTGGGTAATAATATGGAAATAGCGCATCGGCAAATAGGCGCGAGGGCGGCCAAGGTGGCTGATTTGCTTTTTACAGTTGGCGACCGCGCGCGTTTTATCGCTGATGAGGCGCGGCAAAAAGGAATGCCGCGAGAAAATATTTTTGATTTTTCTGATGTTCAAAAAGCGGCCTTGGCGGTTCAAGAAAAAATCGCGGAGGGCGATATTATTTTAGTCAAAGGGTCGCAATCAATGCGGATGGAAGGGGTTGTTAAAGAGATTATGGCTGAACCTGAAAAAGCGGATAAGTTGTTGGTCAGACAAGGGCGAGGATGGACAAATCAAGTTATTTGA
- a CDS encoding tRNA 4-thiouridine(8) synthase ThiI — MKNGKTKVKCLALLSGGLDSILAVKILQKQGVVVTGLCFASYFFKSELAERAAEWLGIDLKIVDISDEHLKMVKSPVYGYGKNANPCIDCHLMMLKKAKEIIRLSDSRTHFVATGEVLGERPMSQNKGALELLEKESGLSGYLLRPLSARLLEPTIPEKDGWVEREKLLAISGRQRKEQMTLAEEFGLKDYPTPSGGCLLTDPEFGKRLKELFKRWPDCDGNDVLLLKLGRHFWVGDDKIVVGRNEGENAEIKKLSEEKDVVMEPEDYPGPTVLVRSKGEISEEIVKKAKELMRKYS; from the coding sequence ATGAAAAACGGAAAGACCAAAGTAAAATGCTTGGCGCTTTTGTCGGGCGGCCTGGATTCTATTTTGGCTGTCAAAATTTTACAAAAACAGGGGGTTGTCGTAACTGGCTTATGTTTTGCCAGTTATTTTTTTAAATCAGAGTTAGCCGAAAGGGCGGCTGAATGGTTGGGAATAGATTTAAAAATAGTTGATATTTCGGACGAACATTTAAAAATGGTTAAGTCGCCCGTTTATGGATACGGCAAAAACGCGAATCCATGTATTGATTGCCACTTAATGATGTTAAAAAAAGCGAAAGAGATAATTCGGCTATCCGATAGCCGAACACATTTTGTCGCGACAGGGGAGGTTTTGGGGGAGCGACCGATGTCGCAGAATAAGGGGGCGTTGGAATTGTTGGAAAAAGAGTCGGGACTTTCGGGGTATTTGCTTCGCCCTTTGTCGGCGCGGTTACTTGAGCCGACCATTCCTGAAAAAGACGGTTGGGTTGAGAGGGAAAAACTTTTGGCCATTTCGGGGCGGCAGAGAAAAGAGCAGATGACTTTGGCGGAAGAATTTGGCCTCAAGGATTACCCGACGCCGTCGGGCGGGTGTCTTTTGACAGATCCAGAATTTGGCAAACGCCTGAAAGAACTTTTTAAACGCTGGCCGGATTGCGATGGGAACGATGTTTTGCTGTTGAAATTGGGGCGCCATTTTTGGGTTGGGGATGACAAAATTGTTGTGGGACGGAATGAGGGAGAAAACGCGGAAATTAAAAAATTGTCCGAGGAAAAAGATGTTGTGATGGAGCCAGAAGATTATCCCGGTCCGACGGTTTTAGTGAGAAGCAAGGGAGAAATTTCGGAGGAGATAGTGAAAAAAGCGAAAGAGCTGATGAGAAAATATTCTTAA
- a CDS encoding prolipoprotein diacylglyceryl transferase, with amino-acid sequence MPYFSFTQFHIGPITFQTWGTLLWLAFLVGYWIFLRGAKREGVKEKEIFLLVLWVFGGALLGSRFLYFLQFSAGGFAFHGGLLGGMLAGWLYAGKNKLNFGRLADLAAPALALGIFIGRIGCSLINDHPGVLTDLPWAIEWPDGALRHPVAEYLALNALIMFFVLWRIRFFVKKRGQLFIIFLVWYNVARFFLDFTRAADTELIYYNLMISQWMSLLILAGVSAFLFYSALVKPTGIDRF; translated from the coding sequence ATGCCTTATTTTTCTTTTACTCAATTTCATATCGGACCAATTACTTTCCAGACATGGGGGACGCTTTTGTGGTTAGCTTTTTTGGTTGGTTATTGGATTTTTTTGAGGGGGGCGAAGAGGGAGGGGGTTAAAGAGAAAGAGATTTTTTTGCTTGTGCTTTGGGTTTTTGGAGGAGCGCTTTTGGGCTCCCGTTTTTTATATTTTCTACAATTTAGCGCTGGGGGATTCGCTTTTCACGGAGGTCTTTTGGGCGGGATGCTGGCGGGCTGGCTTTACGCTGGGAAAAATAAGTTGAATTTTGGGCGACTGGCTGATTTGGCGGCGCCGGCGCTCGCTTTGGGAATTTTTATCGGACGGATTGGCTGTTCCTTAATTAATGACCATCCGGGGGTTTTAACAGATTTGCCTTGGGCGATTGAGTGGCCTGACGGGGCTTTGAGGCATCCAGTTGCGGAGTATTTGGCGCTTAACGCGTTAATTATGTTTTTTGTTTTATGGCGAATTCGTTTTTTTGTCAAAAAGCGAGGACAATTGTTTATTATTTTTTTGGTTTGGTATAATGTAGCGCGATTTTTTCTTGATTTTACGCGGGCGGCGGACACAGAGTTGATTTATTATAATTTAATGATTAGTCAGTGGATGTCTTTGCTTATTTTAGCGGGAGTGAGCGCGTTTTTGTTTTATTCGGCTTTAGTAAAGCCGACTGGTATTGACAGGTTTTGA